A single window of Bacteroidota bacterium DNA harbors:
- a CDS encoding redoxin family protein — MKKLLSIGALALAGVLSLAFVKPAPTFEELALNKPMPEAAYKMKDVSGKEVALNDAKTEKGLLVIFSCNTCPYVKLSETRIKEYSDYCLANGIGCIIVNSNEAQRSEEDSFDAMVKYHQAQNLKCLYTVDASSKLANAFGATRTPQCFLFNNKGLVYKGAIDDNVKDPAAVKAPYLKDALTAVAKGAVPATQETKSIGCTIKRVE; from the coding sequence ATGAAGAAATTACTTTCAATCGGTGCCTTAGCCCTAGCCGGAGTTTTATCATTAGCTTTTGTAAAACCTGCTCCTACATTCGAGGAATTAGCCCTCAATAAGCCTATGCCTGAAGCTGCCTATAAGATGAAGGATGTAAGCGGTAAAGAAGTGGCACTTAATGACGCTAAGACAGAAAAAGGCTTATTGGTTATTTTCTCATGTAATACTTGTCCTTATGTTAAACTCAGCGAAACCCGTATTAAAGAGTATAGCGACTACTGTTTAGCAAACGGGATTGGCTGTATTATTGTTAATAGTAATGAAGCGCAACGTAGCGAAGAAGATAGCTTCGATGCCATGGTGAAATACCATCAAGCACAAAATTTGAAATGTTTATATACCGTTGACGCCTCCTCTAAATTGGCGAACGCCTTCGGCGCTACACGTACACCACAATGTTTTTTATTCAATAATAAAGGACTTGTTTATAAAGGAGCCATTGATGATAACGTAAAAGATCCGGCTGCCGTAAAAGCACCTTACTTAAAAGACGCTTTAACTGCAGTGGCCAAAGGAGCTGTTCCTGCAACTCAGGAAACCAAATCAATTGGTTGTACAATAAAGCGCGTTGAATAA